One part of the Rutidosis leptorrhynchoides isolate AG116_Rl617_1_P2 chromosome 1, CSIRO_AGI_Rlap_v1, whole genome shotgun sequence genome encodes these proteins:
- the LOC139866215 gene encoding ubiquitin-conjugating enzyme E2 variant 1D-like, with protein MTLGSGGSSVVVPRNFRLLEELERGEKGIGDGTVSYGMDDGDDIYMRSWTGTIIGPHNSVHEGRIYQLKLFCDKDYPEKAPTVRFHSRVNMTCVNHETGVVEPRKFGILGNWQREYTMEDILIRLKKEMATPHNRKLVQPPEGTFF; from the exons ATGACGCTTGGTTCAGGTGGATCCAGTGTTGTCG TGCCAAGAAATTTCAGATTGTTGGAGGAGCTTGAGCGCGGAGAAAAGGGTATTGGAGATGGGACTGTAAGTTATGGAATGGATGATGGAGACGATATTTATATGCGCTCATGGACCGGCACCATCATTGGTCCACATAAT TCTGTACATGAAGGTCGCATTTACCAATTGAAGCTATTTTGTGACAAAGATTATCCAGAGAAGGCTCCTACCGTTCGTTTTCATTCACGGGTTAACATGACTTGTGTCAACCATGAAACTGGAGTG gtGGAACCAAGGAAGTTTGGGATCCTGGGGAACTGGCAAAGAGAGTACACAATGGAAGATATATTGATTCGGTTGAAAAAAGAGATGGCAACTCCCCATAATCGTAAACTTGTTCAACCCCCTGAAGGGACTTTCTTCTAG